One genomic region from Candidatus Bathyarchaeia archaeon encodes:
- a CDS encoding pyrimidine dimer DNA glycosylase/endonuclease V: MRLWSIHPKYLDAKGLVALWREGLLARKVLEGRCKGYANHPQLLRFRMHEKPTVLINAYLYQVYLEAKRRGYKFDKTKVEPLILREEITVTRGQLEFEFNHLLKKLEKRDRKHLEELKRLSPKTIEPNPIFRVVNGEVEEWREQR, from the coding sequence ATGAGGCTATGGTCAATCCACCCAAAATACTTAGACGCAAAGGGTTTAGTTGCTCTTTGGAGAGAAGGTCTATTAGCCAGAAAGGTTTTAGAGGGCCGCTGCAAGGGCTATGCAAACCACCCTCAGCTCCTAAGATTTAGAATGCATGAAAAACCTACTGTTTTGATAAACGCATACTTATATCAGGTTTATCTTGAGGCAAAAAGAAGAGGCTACAAATTCGACAAGACAAAAGTGGAACCTCTAATCCTAAGAGAGGAAATAACAGTCACTAGAGGACAATTAGAATTCGAGTTCAATCATTTACTTAAAAAACTTGAAAAACGAGACAGAAAGCATCTTGAAGAATTGAAAAGATTGAGCCCAAAAACTATTGAGCCAAACCCTATTTTTAGAGTGGTTAATGGAGAAGTCGAGGAATGGAGAGAACAAAGATAG